One genomic window of Candidatus Palauibacter australiensis includes the following:
- a CDS encoding ATP-binding protein: MIPRESKLRVERLLARAPAVVLTGPRQVGKTTVALEIARERGGAYLDLERPSDRARLADVDAYCRRNAERLVVFDEIQRVPDLFEPLRGIIDRRRREGRRTGHFLFLGSASIDLLRQSGETLAGRVAFCEMPPLNVREVGAERLDDLWSRGGFPESLQAEGDTDSFEWRLDFIQTYLERDIPALGPRIPSETLRRFWTMLAHNQGQGFNAAGLAKSLSVSGVTVARYLDLMVDLLLVRRLVSWRGNLGRRLVKAPKTYLRDSGICHALLGIGSLDSLLGHPVAGSSWEGLVIENIVSALPAHASFGYYRTVGGAEVDVVIERGAGEIWAVEIKRSTAPRVSRGFHSACEDLRPARKLVVYPGRESFSLGRDIEAVPLSNIRDELT, encoded by the coding sequence ATGATCCCACGCGAGAGCAAGCTGCGAGTGGAACGCCTGCTGGCGCGGGCCCCGGCTGTCGTGCTAACCGGACCGCGGCAGGTGGGCAAGACGACCGTGGCGCTCGAGATCGCGCGCGAGCGGGGCGGCGCTTACCTCGACCTGGAGCGCCCCTCGGACCGGGCCAGGCTGGCGGACGTCGACGCGTACTGCCGCCGCAACGCCGAGCGGCTGGTCGTCTTTGACGAGATTCAGCGGGTACCGGATCTCTTCGAACCGCTCCGCGGCATCATCGACCGGCGCCGGCGGGAGGGCCGCCGCACGGGTCACTTCCTCTTCCTCGGCTCGGCGTCCATCGATCTGCTCCGACAATCCGGCGAGACCCTTGCCGGGCGCGTGGCATTCTGCGAGATGCCGCCGCTGAACGTGCGGGAGGTGGGCGCGGAGCGTCTCGACGATCTCTGGTCTCGCGGCGGATTTCCCGAGAGTCTGCAGGCGGAGGGGGACACGGACAGCTTCGAGTGGCGGCTCGACTTCATACAGACCTATCTCGAGCGCGACATCCCGGCGTTGGGGCCGCGGATCCCGAGTGAGACCCTGCGGCGTTTCTGGACGATGCTCGCCCACAACCAGGGGCAGGGGTTCAATGCCGCCGGCCTGGCCAAGTCTCTGAGTGTCAGCGGCGTGACTGTCGCGCGCTATCTCGACCTCATGGTCGACCTGTTGCTGGTGAGGCGGCTGGTCTCCTGGCGGGGGAATCTGGGCCGGCGACTCGTGAAGGCCCCCAAGACGTACCTGCGGGACAGCGGAATTTGTCACGCCCTCCTCGGAATCGGATCGCTGGACTCTCTCCTGGGGCACCCCGTGGCCGGGAGCAGTTGGGAAGGGTTGGTGATCGAGAACATCGTGAGCGCCCTGCCGGCGCATGCCTCGTTCGGCTACTACCGGACCGTAGGCGGGGCGGAGGTCGATGTCGTCATCGAGCGCGGTGCGGGTGAGATCTGGGCGGTCGAAATCAAGCGAAGTACCGCACCCCGTGTTTCGCGCGGTTTCCACAGCGCCTGTGAGGACCTGCGGCCAGCCCGCAAGCTCGTCGTCTATCCGGGTCGCGAGAGCTTTTCGCTCGGTCGGGACATCGAAGCCGTCCCCTTGAGCAACATCCGCGATGAACTGACCTGA
- a CDS encoding class I SAM-dependent methyltransferase, translating to MSQSLVSARWDAEYRRGRYAGEPPLPFVDEILTTIRPSSLAERRGLYIGCGNGRNYLPLVRSGLRLYGLDLSAEALRQLATREPAPSARLICADFRTFVSRCRFSYVIAIQVFQHGVAADVARCFSRVASLLSPGGLFFLRVNAASTQVRRPHTVIERNDLGGFTVRYESGSKQGLPVHFFARDELHALTRDDFAVVAEPREDVTARTPPDTGHWVQWEATWKRLNGQSE from the coding sequence ATGAGCCAATCCCTGGTCTCGGCGCGCTGGGACGCGGAGTACCGCAGGGGGAGATACGCAGGAGAGCCTCCCCTGCCTTTCGTCGACGAAATCCTCACCACGATACGGCCAAGTTCGCTGGCCGAGCGCCGGGGGCTCTACATCGGGTGCGGAAACGGTCGGAACTACCTTCCGCTCGTGCGGTCCGGACTTCGGCTCTACGGCCTGGACCTGTCGGCCGAAGCGCTTCGACAGTTGGCTACCCGGGAGCCTGCGCCGTCTGCGCGCTTGATCTGCGCCGACTTCCGGACGTTCGTCAGTCGATGCCGCTTCAGCTATGTCATCGCGATTCAGGTGTTCCAGCACGGCGTTGCCGCCGATGTCGCCAGGTGCTTCTCCCGAGTCGCGTCCCTCCTGTCTCCCGGTGGCCTCTTTTTCCTCCGGGTGAACGCCGCCTCGACCCAGGTACGTCGCCCCCATACGGTCATTGAGCGAAATGACCTGGGCGGGTTCACGGTCCGCTACGAATCCGGTTCCAAGCAGGGTCTGCCCGTCCACTTCTTCGCGCGCGACGAACTGCACGCCCTGACACGCGATGACTTTGCCGTCGTCGCGGAACCCCGCGAGGATGTGACCGCGCGCACGCCACCCGACACAGGCCACTGGGTCCAGTGGGAGGCGACATGGAAACGCCTCAACGGCCAGTCCGAATAG
- a CDS encoding TauD/TfdA family dioxygenase, whose product MGASISSLVQSGDALTAVWSDGERTDLPYLWLRDNCGCGECCVEQTTEKRFHVFRVPSDLRPVTVDIDGAGSDDEAISIAWPDGHRTRHRSSDIHALLSRPRLELKYWDGEFQPRRFDYQRFLADDRAAAEVIEEFLRTGVCVLVDALTEPDSLEELAPRLGPVREVLFERIHNVKLDPKGYNIAHTALAVGVHNDFTSYTWPPSVQALHMLVNECEGGASTVVDGFGLLEALRREHPDKFDALCSVRVPFRIFSDEYECYAANPMVDLDTDGEIRMIRFNTAQMQAIPLSEPRLGEFYAAYHELSRRVNDPAAQVTFRLEGGMILLCAGHRVLHGRTEMVSSGARHLQDAYFEHDNVRTHLRLLRRTGRA is encoded by the coding sequence ATGGGTGCCTCGATCAGCAGTCTCGTGCAGAGCGGCGACGCCCTGACCGCGGTCTGGAGCGATGGCGAACGCACCGATCTCCCCTACCTCTGGCTGCGGGACAACTGCGGCTGCGGCGAGTGCTGCGTGGAGCAGACCACGGAGAAGCGGTTCCACGTCTTCCGCGTCCCCAGCGACCTGAGACCGGTGACAGTCGATATCGACGGCGCCGGATCCGACGACGAGGCGATCTCCATCGCCTGGCCGGACGGACACCGCACGCGCCACCGGTCGAGCGACATCCACGCCCTCCTGAGCCGGCCTCGTCTCGAGTTGAAGTACTGGGACGGCGAGTTCCAGCCGCGGAGGTTCGACTACCAGCGGTTCCTGGCGGACGACCGCGCGGCGGCGGAGGTGATCGAGGAGTTTCTGCGCACCGGGGTCTGCGTGCTGGTCGACGCTCTCACGGAACCGGATTCGCTGGAGGAACTCGCGCCCCGGCTGGGTCCGGTCCGGGAGGTCCTGTTCGAGCGCATCCACAACGTCAAGCTCGATCCGAAGGGATACAACATCGCGCACACGGCTCTGGCCGTCGGAGTGCACAACGACTTCACCAGCTACACGTGGCCCCCGAGCGTGCAGGCGCTGCACATGCTCGTGAACGAGTGCGAGGGCGGCGCGTCGACGGTCGTGGACGGTTTCGGCCTGCTCGAGGCGCTACGCCGCGAGCACCCCGACAAGTTCGACGCGCTGTGCTCGGTGCGGGTTCCGTTCCGCATCTTCAGCGACGAATACGAGTGCTACGCGGCCAACCCCATGGTCGACCTGGACACCGACGGGGAGATCAGGATGATCCGCTTCAACACGGCGCAGATGCAGGCCATCCCCTTGTCGGAACCCCGGCTGGGCGAGTTCTACGCCGCCTACCACGAACTGTCGCGCCGCGTCAACGACCCCGCCGCCCAGGTGACCTTCCGGCTGGAGGGCGGGATGATCCTGCTGTGCGCCGGACACCGCGTGCTCCACGGCCGCACCGAGATGGTGTCGTCCGGGGCGCGCCACCTGCAGGACGCCTACTTCGAACACGACAACGTCCGCACCCACCTCAGACTCCTCCGCCGCACCGGCCGCGCCTGA
- a CDS encoding peptidase produces MPHTAGTSAEASAEPGGPVVSFTRMEDGTREDYELLSRLEDDFAADTADRVLAHLRQLSGSVGGYQVDRLEHSLQSATRAHRDGADEEMVVAALLHDIDDLLAPHSHGELAALLLRPFVTERTHWIVRHHGLFQLVYYAHHLGRDRNARDRYRDHPWYQDAVDFCHRWDQSSFDPDYESLPLEFFEPMVRRVFAREPFSLWPRGRS; encoded by the coding sequence ATGCCCCATACGGCTGGGACGAGCGCCGAAGCGAGCGCGGAGCCGGGCGGCCCCGTGGTCAGCTTCACCCGCATGGAGGACGGCACCCGCGAGGACTACGAACTGCTCTCGCGCCTCGAGGACGATTTCGCTGCCGACACCGCGGACCGAGTCCTGGCGCACCTTCGCCAGCTGTCCGGTTCGGTCGGCGGCTACCAGGTCGACCGGCTGGAACATTCCCTGCAGAGCGCGACCCGCGCCCACCGCGACGGCGCGGACGAGGAGATGGTGGTCGCCGCGCTCCTGCACGACATCGACGATCTGCTGGCTCCGCACAGCCACGGCGAGCTGGCCGCGCTCCTCCTGCGGCCCTTCGTGACCGAGCGAACTCACTGGATCGTCCGGCACCACGGCCTGTTCCAGCTCGTCTACTACGCCCACCACCTGGGCCGCGACCGCAACGCGCGCGACAGGTACCGCGACCACCCCTGGTACCAGGACGCCGTGGACTTCTGCCACCGCTGGGACCAGTCCTCGTTCGACCCGGACTATGAGTCGCTGCCGCTGGAGTTCTTCGAACCGATGGTGCGCCGAGTGTTCGCACGCGAACCGTTCAGCCTCTGGCCGAGGGGGCGATCGTGA